The Argentina anserina chromosome 5, drPotAnse1.1, whole genome shotgun sequence genome includes the window ACACTCATTCTTCACCATCTCCACAAAGAACTTCCCTGCCTCGCGGACCCTATTGTTCTTAATCAAACACTTGAATATAACATTGTAACTAACAGAATCAGGGAAAGCACCATTGAACACCATCTCATCAAGCAGCCCAAAAGCGCGATCCACCTCATTACAATCGCACATTAATCCGATCATCGCATTGTACATTGCCAAATTAGGCATCAAGCCATTACCAACCATAATATCCCAAACCAACACACCATTCTTGGCACTCCTTTTCTTCACAAGTGTATCAACAAGTTTGGAGAAGAAGCTCAAACTTGGGGAGCAGCCATTCCTGTTCATCACTCCCAAGAACTTGACAgcctcctccacctcctcgGCCCTCAGCAGCGTCGACAAGAAGGCGTCGTAAGCCGACGTGTAGGCCTTGCTCCACCCAACTCTCACCACCATCTCACCAAACACCGTCTTCGCCTTGGCCGAGTTTCCCTCCTTCTCCAAACCTTTCAACAAAATGCCGAACGAGTCCCCGTCGGGGCCGAACTCCTCGCTCGCCTTCATCGTCTCCAGAAACTCCACCGCCCTCGAAACTCCGCCGTCGTGGCCGCCGCACAAGGCGGCGAGGAGAGAGTTCGCGGCGGCGACGCGGGGAGGGACGCCGTACTTGGGCATGACCTGGAAGGTCATGACGGCGTCGGTGAACTGGCCGGCGGCGGA containing:
- the LOC126794678 gene encoding pentatricopeptide repeat-containing protein At1g77360, mitochondrial-like: MEENSTHLTTLPESTTPTARIICDILFRQSPHQICPALASTGIVPTLDVVIEVLNLSYHYPFSAVKFFQWASAAHHRSPAAWNLIVDLLGRNRLFDSMWDAIRSMRDQSTLSPATFSSAFSNYSAAGQFTDAVMTFQVMPKYGVPPRVAAANSLLAALCGGHDGGVSRAVEFLETMKASEEFGPDGDSFGILLKGLEKEGNSAKAKTVFGEMVVRVGWSKAYTSAYDAFLSTLLRAEEVEEAVKFLGVMNRNGCSPSLSFFSKLVDTLVKKRSAKNGVLVWDIMVGNGLMPNLAMYNAMIGLMCDCNEVDRAFGLLDEMVFNGAFPDSVSYNVIFKCLIKNNRVREAGKFFVEMVKNECPPTHFNFAAAITMFFDGDDPEMGVEIWNFMVENRVEPLDVAANALLLGLCKLDRLSELKRSADDMLDRRISIYESTMASLKTVYYKDGRGAKHKYDGLARRWKTSLAR